Proteins from a single region of Streptomyces sp. Tu 3180:
- a CDS encoding cobalamin biosynthesis protein — protein sequence MGADRVFAYGAAAGLLGDLLLGDPRRGHPVAAFGRAAAAVERVLWRDDRGRGAVHTAVCVGGTVALGTLAARCVRSSPAASVVLTGVATWAVVGGTSLAREARTIGRALEAGDVEAARARLPHLCGRDPQALDADGIARAVVESVAENTSDAVVGALVWGAVAGVPGLLGFRAVNTLDAMVGHKSPRYRRYGWASARLDDVAGWPGARLTAVLAALAGPDPRGAVRAWRADAAGHPSPNAGPVEASFAGALGVRLGGTLSYGGRVEHRPVLNGGGRAVAVSDIDRAVRLSRRVGWLALGAGAAARLVVTGRAKRRTKGRAA from the coding sequence ATGGGTGCCGATCGCGTGTTCGCGTACGGCGCCGCCGCCGGCCTCCTCGGCGACCTGCTGCTCGGCGATCCCCGCCGTGGGCATCCGGTCGCCGCTTTCGGGCGGGCCGCGGCCGCCGTGGAACGGGTGCTGTGGCGGGACGACCGGGGCCGGGGCGCGGTGCACACCGCCGTGTGCGTCGGCGGGACGGTCGCGCTGGGAACCCTGGCCGCCCGCTGCGTGCGCTCCTCCCCCGCCGCCTCCGTCGTCCTGACCGGCGTCGCCACCTGGGCCGTCGTCGGCGGGACCTCGCTGGCCCGTGAGGCCCGCACCATCGGGCGGGCGCTGGAGGCCGGGGACGTCGAGGCGGCGCGGGCGCGGCTGCCGCACCTGTGCGGCCGGGACCCGCAGGCGCTGGACGCCGACGGGATCGCCCGCGCGGTGGTGGAGTCCGTCGCCGAGAACACCTCCGACGCCGTGGTGGGCGCGCTGGTGTGGGGGGCCGTCGCCGGGGTGCCGGGCCTGCTCGGTTTCCGCGCCGTCAACACGCTGGACGCGATGGTCGGCCACAAGTCCCCCCGCTACCGCCGCTACGGCTGGGCCTCCGCCCGGCTCGACGACGTCGCCGGGTGGCCGGGGGCGCGGCTGACCGCCGTGCTCGCCGCGCTCGCCGGACCGGATCCGCGGGGCGCCGTCCGGGCGTGGCGCGCCGATGCCGCCGGCCATCCGAGCCCCAACGCCGGGCCCGTGGAGGCGTCGTTCGCGGGCGCGCTCGGCGTGCGCCTCGGCGGGACGCTCTCCTACGGCGGGCGGGTCGAGCACCGGCCCGTCCTCAACGGCGGCGGCCGTGCCGTGGCCGTGTCCGACATCGACCGGGCGGTGCGGCTCTCGCGGCGGGTCGGCTGGCTCGCGCTCGGGGCCGGCGCCGCGGCGCGGCTCGTCGTGACGGGGCGTGCGAAGAGGCGTACGAAGGGACGTGCAGCGTGA
- a CDS encoding inorganic phosphate transporter, whose amino-acid sequence MESFSLILAIVVVTALAFDFTNGFHDTANAMATTISTGALRPKVAVAMSAVLNLVGAFLSVEVANTISKGLVDETGIRPEVIFAALVGAILWNLLTWLVGLPSSSSHALMGGLIGATVASAGLGAVHGDVLVTKVLIPAIAAPLVAGIAAMLATRLTYRLGRKAEANASAKGYRAGQIASAGLVSLAHGTNDAQKTMGIITLALVAGGTLAPDSDPPLWVILSAGVAIALGTYLGGWRIIRTMGKGLTDLQPQQGFAAQTSAATVILASSHLGFSLSTTHSVSGSVMGAGLGRKGGVVRWSTATRMFVAWGLTLPAAAFVAALAEWVCGFGDWGTALVAVFLVASSAAIWKISRREVVDHTNVNDHDVPGEEPSGVVTQAMAAVTPPPAGTLAEDLSAVDPPAKTTV is encoded by the coding sequence ATGGAAAGCTTCTCGCTGATCCTCGCGATTGTGGTGGTGACCGCACTCGCGTTCGATTTCACGAACGGTTTCCACGACACCGCGAACGCGATGGCGACGACCATTTCGACCGGTGCGCTGAGGCCCAAGGTCGCGGTGGCCATGTCCGCCGTGCTGAACCTTGTCGGCGCTTTTCTGTCGGTGGAGGTCGCCAACACGATCTCCAAGGGTCTCGTCGACGAGACCGGCATCCGCCCCGAGGTCATCTTCGCCGCCCTGGTCGGCGCGATCCTCTGGAACCTCCTCACCTGGCTGGTCGGCCTGCCGTCCAGCTCCTCGCACGCCCTCATGGGCGGCCTGATCGGCGCCACCGTCGCCTCCGCCGGTCTCGGCGCGGTGCACGGCGACGTCCTGGTCACCAAGGTGCTGATCCCCGCGATCGCCGCCCCGCTGGTGGCCGGCATCGCCGCGATGCTCGCGACCCGGCTGACCTACCGCCTGGGCCGGAAGGCCGAGGCCAACGCCTCCGCGAAGGGCTACCGCGCCGGGCAGATCGCCTCCGCCGGCCTGGTCTCCCTGGCCCACGGCACCAACGACGCCCAGAAGACGATGGGCATCATCACCCTCGCTCTGGTCGCCGGCGGCACCCTCGCCCCGGACTCCGACCCTCCCCTGTGGGTCATCCTCTCCGCGGGCGTCGCCATCGCGCTCGGCACCTACCTCGGCGGCTGGCGCATCATCCGCACCATGGGCAAGGGCCTGACCGACCTCCAGCCGCAGCAGGGCTTCGCCGCCCAGACCAGCGCCGCGACGGTCATCCTGGCCTCCTCCCACCTCGGCTTCTCGCTGTCCACCACGCACTCCGTCTCCGGTTCGGTGATGGGCGCGGGCCTGGGCCGCAAGGGCGGTGTCGTCCGCTGGTCGACGGCCACCCGGATGTTCGTGGCCTGGGGCCTGACGCTGCCGGCGGCGGCCTTCGTCGCGGCGCTCGCCGAGTGGGTCTGCGGCTTCGGTGACTGGGGCACCGCCCTCGTGGCCGTCTTCCTGGTCGCCTCCAGCGCGGCGATCTGGAAGATCTCCCGGCGCGAGGTCGTCGACCACACCAACGTCAACGACCACGACGTGCCCGGCGAGGAGCCGTCCGGCGTGGTGACCCAGGCGATGGCCGCCGTGACCCCGCCCCCGGCCGGCACCCTGGCCGAGGACCTCTCGGCCGTCGACCCGCCGGCCAAGACGACCGTCTGA
- a CDS encoding cobyric acid synthase — protein MSGGGLLVAGTTSDAGKSVVTAGICRWLVRQGVKVAPFKAQNMSLNSFVTREGAEIGRAQAMQAQACRVEPTALMNPVLLKPGGEQSSQVVLLGRPVGELSARGYHGGRQQRLLGTVLDCLEQLRGTYDAVICEGAGSPAEINLRRTDIVNMGIARGAGLPVLVVGDIDRGGVFASFFGTVALLSREDQELVAGFLVNKFRGDVSLLEPGLEMLRGLTGRRTYGVLPFRHGLGIDEEDGLRVSLRGAVRESVVAAPVGEDVLRVAVCAVPLMSNFTDVDALAAEPGVVVRFVDRPEELADADLVVVPGTRGTVRALQWLRERGLADALGRRAAEGRPVLGICGGFQVLGELIEDDVESRLGRVDGLGVLPVRVRFAREKTLTRPSGEALGEPVEGYEIHHGVAEVLGGDPFLDGCRVGQTWGTHWHGSLESDGFRRAFLREVAAAAGRRFVPAPDTSFAALREEQLDRLGDLIEQHADTDALWRLIESGAPQGLPFIPPGAPA, from the coding sequence GTGAGCGGTGGGGGTCTGCTGGTCGCCGGGACCACCTCGGACGCCGGCAAGAGCGTGGTGACCGCCGGGATCTGCCGGTGGCTGGTGCGCCAGGGCGTCAAGGTCGCGCCGTTCAAGGCGCAGAACATGTCGCTGAACTCGTTCGTGACGCGGGAGGGCGCCGAGATCGGGCGGGCGCAGGCGATGCAGGCGCAGGCCTGCCGGGTGGAGCCGACCGCGCTGATGAACCCGGTGCTGCTCAAGCCGGGCGGGGAGCAGAGCAGCCAGGTGGTGCTGCTGGGCAGGCCGGTCGGCGAGCTGAGCGCACGCGGGTACCACGGCGGGCGGCAGCAGCGGCTCCTGGGCACGGTGCTGGACTGTCTGGAGCAGTTGCGGGGCACGTATGACGCGGTGATCTGTGAGGGGGCCGGCAGCCCGGCCGAGATCAACCTGCGGCGCACGGACATCGTGAACATGGGGATCGCCCGGGGCGCCGGGCTGCCCGTCCTCGTCGTCGGCGACATCGACCGCGGCGGCGTCTTCGCGTCCTTCTTCGGCACCGTCGCCCTGCTCTCCCGTGAGGACCAGGAACTGGTCGCCGGGTTCCTGGTGAACAAGTTCCGGGGCGACGTGTCGCTGCTGGAACCGGGGCTGGAGATGCTGCGCGGTCTGACCGGGCGGCGGACGTACGGCGTGCTGCCCTTCCGGCACGGGCTCGGCATCGACGAGGAGGACGGGCTGCGCGTCTCTCTGCGCGGTGCCGTGCGGGAGTCGGTGGTGGCCGCGCCGGTCGGCGAGGACGTGCTGCGGGTCGCGGTGTGCGCGGTGCCGCTGATGTCCAACTTCACGGACGTGGACGCGCTGGCCGCCGAACCGGGTGTCGTGGTGCGGTTCGTGGACCGGCCCGAGGAACTGGCCGACGCCGACCTCGTGGTCGTGCCGGGGACGCGCGGCACCGTGCGGGCGCTGCAGTGGCTGCGGGAGCGCGGGCTCGCGGACGCACTGGGGCGGCGGGCGGCCGAGGGGCGGCCCGTGCTCGGGATCTGCGGCGGCTTCCAGGTCCTCGGCGAGCTCATCGAGGACGACGTCGAGAGCCGCCTCGGCCGCGTCGACGGGCTCGGCGTGCTGCCCGTGCGGGTGCGGTTCGCGCGGGAGAAGACCCTCACGCGTCCGTCGGGCGAAGCCCTCGGGGAGCCCGTCGAGGGGTACGAGATCCATCACGGGGTCGCCGAGGTGCTGGGCGGGGACCCCTTCCTGGACGGCTGCCGGGTCGGACAGACCTGGGGCACGCACTGGCACGGCTCACTGGAGTCGGACGGTTTCCGGCGGGCCTTCCTGCGCGAGGTGGCCGCCGCCGCGGGGCGCCGCTTCGTGCCGGCCCCCGACACCTCCTTCGCCGCGCTGCGCGAGGAGCAGCTCGACCGGCTCGGCGATCTGATCGAACAGCACGCGGACACGGACGCGCTGTGGCGGCTCATCGAGTCCGGCGCGCCGCAAGGACTGCCTTTCATTCCACCGGGAGCGCCCGCATGA